The following are encoded together in the Argopecten irradians isolate NY chromosome 5, Ai_NY, whole genome shotgun sequence genome:
- the LOC138323041 gene encoding WD repeat-containing protein 13-like, whose translation MAAVWQQALALDAKYNAYRTPNNPQFRTVYIRRRSQLLRENAKSGQRDPAVRKEYLHQRAQLLTSRYGSPAFSDQGSIRSRSFSIRSISRNTMESFDNLAIGADGKKHHRRHQSGGSFKHMYEGPMKRVYDSIEVVPTREAEASRAMAGGKTVSENYAFTGMHHIFDQHKESVTSVKFANDDRSRVACSSLDGTLSICQVIPPPATVICMLNGHSAGVTDFVWSLSNDVILSVSLDGTARLWDVAAGKCMRVINDSTGAELHCCVFQPLNNNMFVTGNSKGQVQMMNVSTGKGNKGGSSKVQGKATALAFDTTGRILWAGDDKGSIFSFTVDVATGKLTKTRRITVSDGSAITSISARSWISREARDPSLLVNSCISSMCLFKVVTDDGGLQLKKTFPVKQKKSHIRSTFCPLMSFRQGACVVSGSEDMCVYFFDVGKDNKPCVNKLLGHSAPVLDVCFNCDESLLASCDELGMVIIWKREGKQGIL comes from the exons ATGGCAGCAGTATGGCAGCAAGCTCTTGCCTTAGATGCAAAATACAACGCTTACAGGACACCGAATAATCCCCAATTTA GGACTGTATACATCCGGAGAAGAAGTCAGTTACTCAGAGAGAATGCCAAGTCAGGA cAAAGAGATCCAGCTGTTCGTAAAGAATACCTTCACCAAAGAGCCCAGCTATTGACATCCAGATACGGAAGTCCAGCTTTTTCTGACCAAGG GAGTATCAGGAGCAGGTCATTCAGCATTAGGAGTATTAGTAGAAACACAATGGAG AGCTTTGACAACCTAGCCATTGGAGCAGATGGAAAGAAGCACCACCGCCGTCACCAGAGTGGTGGGTCATTCAAACACATGTACGAGGGGCCAATGAAGCGAGTGTACGACAGTATTGAAGTGGTTCCTACTCGGGAGGCTGAGGCCAGCAG AGCAATGGCTGGAGGTAAAACAGTATCAGAAAACTATGCCTTTACAGGAATGCACCACATATTTGATCAGCACAAAGAATCAG TTACAAGCGTTAAGTTTGCTAATGATGACAGGTCGCGTGTTGCCTGTTCCTCCCTGGACGGCACCCTCTCCATCTGTCAGGTGATTCCCCCTCCGGCCACGGTCATCTGTATGCTGAATGGTCACTCAGCTGGAGTCACAG ATTTTGTTTGGTCTCTCTCCAATGACGTGATATTGTCTGTGTCCCTGGACGGTACAGCCAGACTCTGGGACGTAGCCGCGGGGAAGTGTATGAGAGTGATCAATGATAGCACAGGAGCTGAACTACACTGCTGTGTCTTCCAACCCCTCAACAATAACATGTTTGTT ACTGGCAACAGTAAAGGCCAGGTACAGATGATGAATGTGTCTACAGGTAAAGGAAACAAG GGTGGCAGCAGTAAAGTACAAGGAAAGGCGACGGCCTTGGCCTTCGACACCACAGGCCGCATCCTCTGGGCAGGAGATGACAAGGGCTCCATATTCTCTTTCACAGTAGACGTGGCAACAGGCAAACTAACAAAGACACGAAG GATTACAGTGAGTGATGGCAGTGCTATCACCAGTATATCCGCCCGCTCCTGGATCAGCCGTGAGGCCCGTGATCCATCACTCCTAGTCAATAGCTGTATCAGCTCTATGTGCCTTTTCAA GGTGGTGACAGATGATGGCGGGTTACAGCTGAAGAAAACATTCCCAGTAAAGCAGAAGAAGTCTCACATTCGTAGTACATTCTGTCCACTCATGTCATTCCGACAGGGAGCCTGTGTAG TGTCTGGCAGTGAAGACATGTGTGTATACTTCTTTGATGTTGGTAAAGATAACAAGCCTTGTGTAAACAAACTGCTGGGCCACTCCGCTCCTGTGTTAGACGTGTGTTTCAACTGTGATGAAAGTCTCCTGGCCTCCTGTGATGAACTTGGTATGGTTATCATCTGGAAACGAGAAGGAAAGCAGGGCATACTGTAG